The following nucleotide sequence is from Vibrio fluvialis.
TAATGGCAATAAAAACTGGCGCGATAATAGCAAACTCCGCCAGCGCATGCCTAGAGCATGTTGTCACGCACAGTTTGACGTTCACATTTCATCATCCGTGACTACAAAAATATAACAAACTTAATGCATATGAGTAGATAGCACGCATTTTCCCGCTAAATTGGTTTTAAATATTTAATAAATCATATGGATAGGTATATAGTGGCGCAAAAACAAGAACAGAGGTTGTTATGAAATACCGTCATTTGGCAGGCATTTTTGCGCTGACATTAGTGGGTTGCGCGAGTCAGCCAACATCCACGCCTTTCGAACCGAGTCAACATTGGGTAACACAAACCCTTGATAACGGGCTCACCTATCATCTCTATCCTGACAGCAACGAGTCGGTCTCCATCCGCTTATACGTGCACGCCGGGTCGTTCCAGGAAACGCTGCGACAAGCGGGCTACGCACATTATGTTGAACACATGGCATTCAACGGCAGCATCCATTACGAACACAATGATGTGATCGATATGGTAGCCAAAAGTGGCGGCCAGTTTGGTGCTGACCTTAACGCCTACACCAATTACTCGCAAACCGTGTATCAGTTGGATCTGCCGGACAACCAGCACATGGATGACGCGCTGTTGTGGATGCGTGACATTGCCGATGGCCTGACGTTTGATCCGCAAGAAGTCGAAAAAGAGAAAGGGGTCATTCTGGGCGAATTCCGTTTTCGTCGTTCAGAACCAGATACGCTGTATGAACATTTCGCCGACGGCTCCGATTATCTGACCTACGATCCATTGGGTAATCGCAGCAACGTGCAAATGGCGACAGCAGACGGGCTACGTGAGTTCTACCAGACCTGGTACCAGCCACAGCTCACCGAAGTGATCATTACTGGCAATATCACCTTAGAACAAGGCGAGAAATGGGTGCGCCAGTATTTCTCAGACTGGAAGCAAGGCACGACGCCACGTCCCGCTCGCCCGGCGTTATCGCAGCAAAACACCAGCGATCTGATTTACACCGCCTCGGCGGGTGATGCTCCGCGCCTGTCGCTGTTTTACCCGCAGGGTGAAATCCGTATTGCGGATCAAGAAACTTTGTTGGAATACCGTTTCGACGAAATTGCGACTCGCCTGATGGAACATCGCTTGCAAAACGCGTTTTACAACGCAGCGCTGCCGACTCAGGACTTAGCCGCGTTCAATTACAATACGGACGATCAACGCTATACCGAGCTGACCATTGCGTTTCCGGTTGAGCAACGCGCGGCTTCCCAATCGCTGTTCCTGAACACCTTAGCGTCACTGCGTGATCATGGCGCAACTCAGCAAGAGCTGGACATGGTTCTGCAAAGTTACCGCGACGATCTGGAGAATTTTGATTGGTATCGCTCACAACTGACACCAAATACGCTGGCCGATGACCGCGTCTATGCCATCAGTTACGACGAAGTACTGCCATCCGATTTGGAATACAAGAAAGGTTTGAAAGCACTACTCTCCGCCGCCACACTCCAACGTATCAATCAGCACCTCAACGCCTTTTTGACAGTGAATCCTATGATTGAACTGGTGGGTGCTGAGAATGAAGATCTTAATACCTTGGAAAAATCGACCGACAGCCTGCGCCAAATCCTGCAACAGCCGGGGCTGATGGAGACGGTTAGCCAGGTCGACACGCCGTTTTTATCTCCGGCCGCACCTGGCGATATCGTGCATACTCAGACCTTCAGCAACTATCCGGATCTGACGCAATGGACCTTGTCGAATGGCGTCGAAGTTTATTATCTGCGCAGCAGCCACGCGGGTGACGATGTTTACTTGCGCTATGCCAGCCTGGGTGGGGCTTCAGCTCTTCCACGCGATCTGTATCCTGCCGGCCAACTGGCCGTCAACGTCGCTAGCCGCAGCGGATTGGGCAACCTGTCCAACGTGCAGCTCAATAATTATCTGAAAGAGAACAACATCTACTTAGGCCCGTATATCAATGAAACGTCACACGGCGTGGAGATGAGTGCCAATAAGAAACAACTGGGCAATGTGTTCGCGCTGTTGAACCAACTGACACGTGAAATTCACGTGGACGACAATCAGCTGGCATCGGTGAAATCAGAAACGATTCAGGCCATTGAGCAAGACAAAGCGTCCCCGGCGGGTCAACTGCTTTACGCGATCAACCACGGCTCCTACACCGAAGGTTCTAAGCATTGGTTGTTTAGCGAGGCAGATTACCAACAAGTGACGCCGGAGCAGATTTATCAGGTCCACCATGAACTGTTCCAAAAACAGCGCAACAACACGCTGGTGATCGTCGCAAACACGTCACCAACCGAACTGCAAACCCTACTACGTCAATATGTGGGCAGTCTGCAATTTGATGCGGGCAGCACACCCGATTTTAGTGTCGGTTATCGCGATCCGATTCAGGCTCGTCTTGAGTTGCCGATCAATAACCACGCCAATACGCAGTACTTTGTTCGCATGATCGCTCCGGTACGCACCGCTGATGCCAAAACGGTATTCATGGACGACTTGTTGATGCGCATCGTCAATAAACGCCTGACCGCCGTTGTACGTGAGAATCAGAGTCTGGACTATTCACCTTTTGCGATGGCCGTAAACTCGGACAGTGAACACGGCGTTGACTGGATTCTGAGCGCTTCGGTTGAGCCGGCTGATGCGCAAAAAGTCGAAAACGCGTTCGATGAGGTGATACAAAGTTTGGCGCAGTCCATTAGTGCTGATGAAACCGCGATCGTCGCCAAGCAGTTGATTACCGATCTGAATAACATGCAGAAAAATGCCTCTGGCATGGCTTGGTATATTAACCGTTACGTGATCAACGATTTTGGCCTGGATGCCGCGCTGGATATGGAAGCGACCACGCGCAGCATTACGGCAAGCGATCTGACGCAACGCGCTCAGCAAATATTTGGCGCATCAGCCACGAAACAGAAAGTTCTGATGACGCCTCAACCCGATGCCATCTAAGCGGTAACAAAAAAAGCGGTGTTAAACACCGCTTTTTTATTGTTTTAAATTCAAGTTAGTAGCGGCCCATACCATGGAACATGCCGCCGAATAACAAGCCAAAAATAGAAAAAATAGCACCGAGAATGATCATCGCGGGGATCGATGCAATGGCAAACTTCACCATAAAGATCACCATCGACATAAACGGCATTTTAATGTCCACCACGGTGACTTCTTGTTTTCTGTTATCCATATCTGACATGGTTTTCTCCTAGCACAACGTGAATGATTGTTAGCAGCCGGATTACGACTGTCTTTGATAGATATCGGGATGCCACACTTCCATAAATAATTCCGGTTTGGCAATCGATTCGAATCCATACTGAGCGTATAAGCCATGGGCGTCACTGGTTGCCAGCACCATACGGCGTAGACCTTGCAGATCCGCATGACTCACCACCGCATCCATCAGTTGTTTGCTCAAGCCTTGTCCGCGATGCTCAGGCAAAATGAACACATCGGCCAGATAAGCAAACGTCGCCCGATCGGTGATCATGCGTGCAAATCCGACCTGACCAGCAGCATCGTCATATACCCCAAAGCAGAGTGAATGCTGCAGCGCTTTTTCGACCACGCTGCGAGGCACGCCTTTAGCCCAATAGCTCTGGGCCAAAAAGCCATGAATGACGTCCAGATCCAGTCTGGATGGTTCGCTACTGACTGAATAGTCTTGCATCCTGCTTGCCACTGTCATTTTTTGCTGTCTTCCCAACGCAGAGCTTCAACAACGGCATCTTTGGTCAGCGGCCACTCCAGTAAACTCTGCTGGTACTCACCCGCTTTCCCTTCCAGTGCCACGCCATAGCTTTGCAGACGAAACGCCAGCACCGCATAAAACGCATCCACAGCGCCCGCCTGTTCAAACATAAACGGTAGCTGCGCCTGATTAAATATCGTCGTTGCTCGCGCAATATCGGCTTCCAACTCTGGCGTCAGTTCTGTCAGCGGCTCGACAGGCTCAAGGCTGAACGGACACAACCGGCGCAGTGACAAAAAGCCCGAATGCATTTCAGCGCACAGACTGCGAGCGATAGCACGCTGCAACGCATCGCGCGGATAAAGTCCGCCGTCTGCCAGTTCGTTAAAGTACTCCGTAATCGCCAATGAATCGTGAATCACCGTCCCATCAATATTCAATGCCGGAACCAAGCCAGAAGGAGACTGAACCGCCAGATGCTTTTTGTAATCAGAGTTAGTCAAATCGACCACTTTGATACCCAGTTCAACGTTCGCCAAGCGACCACACATCCACGCGCGCAGCGACCAGGTTGAACCATTACCCACTAACATTTCCATTTGAATTCCTTATCAATTAACGGCGAATGACTGTCACTCAACATACGAGATAAACGGGCTGAGATCCATCTCTTCGATCGCACACACCGCAGCGATAGTCGGATGACCAGCCAGACGCTGAAGATAACGCGCCAGATTTGGAAACGTCAGTGGCGAGCGAGCCACTGGCAGGCACCATTCCGCGAGCATAAACAGGAAAAAATCGCACGCCGTCAGCCTTTCTCCCACCAGATACGCATGTTTGGCTAGTTGGTCATCAATCACCGCCAACGCATCACCGATGCGCTCATCCTGCGCCGCGACGACATGGGGAATCGTCGCGGGATCATTGGTATGACGCTGCGGGTAATAACGCACCATCAGTTCAGCCTGAAGCGTGTTATTGAGATACGCCAGCCAT
It contains:
- a CDS encoding GNAT family N-acetyltransferase, with amino-acid sequence MQDYSVSSEPSRLDLDVIHGFLAQSYWAKGVPRSVVEKALQHSLCFGVYDDAAGQVGFARMITDRATFAYLADVFILPEHRGQGLSKQLMDAVVSHADLQGLRRMVLATSDAHGLYAQYGFESIAKPELFMEVWHPDIYQRQS
- a CDS encoding glutathione S-transferase is translated as MEMLVGNGSTWSLRAWMCGRLANVELGIKVVDLTNSDYKKHLAVQSPSGLVPALNIDGTVIHDSLAITEYFNELADGGLYPRDALQRAIARSLCAEMHSGFLSLRRLCPFSLEPVEPLTELTPELEADIARATTIFNQAQLPFMFEQAGAVDAFYAVLAFRLQSYGVALEGKAGEYQQSLLEWPLTKDAVVEALRWEDSKK
- a CDS encoding M16 family metallopeptidase, with amino-acid sequence MKYRHLAGIFALTLVGCASQPTSTPFEPSQHWVTQTLDNGLTYHLYPDSNESVSIRLYVHAGSFQETLRQAGYAHYVEHMAFNGSIHYEHNDVIDMVAKSGGQFGADLNAYTNYSQTVYQLDLPDNQHMDDALLWMRDIADGLTFDPQEVEKEKGVILGEFRFRRSEPDTLYEHFADGSDYLTYDPLGNRSNVQMATADGLREFYQTWYQPQLTEVIITGNITLEQGEKWVRQYFSDWKQGTTPRPARPALSQQNTSDLIYTASAGDAPRLSLFYPQGEIRIADQETLLEYRFDEIATRLMEHRLQNAFYNAALPTQDLAAFNYNTDDQRYTELTIAFPVEQRAASQSLFLNTLASLRDHGATQQELDMVLQSYRDDLENFDWYRSQLTPNTLADDRVYAISYDEVLPSDLEYKKGLKALLSAATLQRINQHLNAFLTVNPMIELVGAENEDLNTLEKSTDSLRQILQQPGLMETVSQVDTPFLSPAAPGDIVHTQTFSNYPDLTQWTLSNGVEVYYLRSSHAGDDVYLRYASLGGASALPRDLYPAGQLAVNVASRSGLGNLSNVQLNNYLKENNIYLGPYINETSHGVEMSANKKQLGNVFALLNQLTREIHVDDNQLASVKSETIQAIEQDKASPAGQLLYAINHGSYTEGSKHWLFSEADYQQVTPEQIYQVHHELFQKQRNNTLVIVANTSPTELQTLLRQYVGSLQFDAGSTPDFSVGYRDPIQARLELPINNHANTQYFVRMIAPVRTADAKTVFMDDLLMRIVNKRLTAVVRENQSLDYSPFAMAVNSDSEHGVDWILSASVEPADAQKVENAFDEVIQSLAQSISADETAIVAKQLITDLNNMQKNASGMAWYINRYVINDFGLDAALDMEATTRSITASDLTQRAQQIFGASATKQKVLMTPQPDAI
- a CDS encoding glutathione S-transferase family protein; translated protein: MYQLYYYPNNASLAPHFLLHYMQLPYELVLVDKRTQSQKSPEYLKLNPAGRIPTLVDKGQAIFESSAICIHLCEQHPEHGLMPEMGDPARPLFYQWLAYLNNTLQAELMVRYYPQRHTNDPATIPHVVAAQDERIGDALAVIDDQLAKHAYLVGERLTACDFFLFMLAEWCLPVARSPLTFPNLARYLQRLAGHPTIAAVCAIEEMDLSPFISYVE